One genomic window of Candidatus Nanohalobium constans includes the following:
- a CDS encoding class I SAM-dependent methyltransferase, translated as MKQEKLEEKVAELFHRQDFEIEKQGNKLIAEKDDQELVLKAFSSDKYSEEEVRESAEEDEKVFVDEGLEELEGKLDADVSVIREQEDEAEYNLPSYELIGEIAVINELTVDEEDAVEGILEHHPSVKTILVKQEPLQGEFRVGEYRELYGEETETIHKEHGCRFKVDPTKVYYSERFSTERKRVVDQIEDGEKVLVMFSGVGPFAIMAAKLANPEKVVAVEKNPVAADYLKENIELNDVGDVVEGHEGDVQDIVPDLDEEFDRVIMPLPEKADNYLGSTKSILHRGSTVHLYTFRLGIEESEYAEFETDKIEKCGEKNPKVSRVCLDLVFKP; from the coding sequence GTGAAACAAGAAAAACTAGAAGAAAAAGTAGCCGAACTATTCCATCGGCAAGACTTCGAAATAGAGAAACAAGGCAACAAATTAATCGCCGAGAAAGATGACCAAGAACTGGTGTTGAAAGCTTTCTCATCCGACAAATATTCAGAAGAGGAAGTACGAGAATCAGCAGAGGAAGATGAGAAGGTCTTCGTAGATGAAGGGCTAGAAGAACTGGAAGGAAAGCTAGATGCTGATGTGTCGGTTATAAGAGAACAGGAAGATGAAGCAGAGTACAACTTACCTTCTTATGAATTGATAGGAGAGATAGCAGTTATCAATGAACTAACTGTTGATGAAGAAGATGCAGTAGAAGGGATACTCGAACATCATCCGTCGGTCAAAACCATTTTAGTGAAACAAGAGCCACTTCAAGGAGAGTTCAGGGTCGGCGAATACAGGGAGCTCTATGGTGAGGAAACCGAAACTATTCACAAAGAACATGGCTGTAGGTTCAAAGTCGACCCGACAAAAGTATATTACTCCGAAAGATTTTCAACTGAAAGAAAGAGAGTCGTCGATCAGATAGAAGATGGAGAAAAAGTCCTGGTGATGTTCTCTGGCGTTGGACCATTTGCCATCATGGCAGCAAAACTAGCTAACCCAGAGAAAGTAGTAGCGGTCGAGAAAAACCCTGTAGCTGCCGATTATCTGAAAGAAAACATCGAACTGAACGATGTAGGCGATGTGGTGGAAGGCCACGAAGGTGATGTGCAAGATATTGTTCCAGATTTAGACGAAGAATTTGACAGAGTGATAATGCCTCTTCCAGAGAAAGCGGATAACTATTTAGGATCAACTAAATCTATTCTTCATAGAGGGAGTACTGTACATCTCTATACGTTTAGGTTGGGTATTGAAGAATCAGAATATGCAGAATTTGAAACAGATAAGATAGAAAAATGTGGGGAAAAGAACCCCAAGGTTAGTCGAGTGTGTCTGGACTTAGTTTTTAAGCCGTGA
- a CDS encoding antitoxin VapB family protein, giving the protein MGSKTITIREEVYQKLSRIKEDKSFSELLEELVSEKEVDLMGSFGAWDEEEAEDVRDKTKNFREDFDSDFSEKMES; this is encoded by the coding sequence ATGGGTTCGAAGACTATCACCATCCGCGAGGAGGTTTACCAGAAGTTAAGCAGGATCAAGGAGGACAAGAGTTTTTCCGAGCTGTTGGAGGAGCTTGTTTCTGAGAAAGAAGTAGATTTGATGGGTTCTTTCGGAGCTTGGGATGAAGAAGAGGCAGAAGATGTAAGAGATAAAACCAAGAATTTCAGAGAGGATTTTGACAGTGATTTCAGTGAGAAAATGGAGTCTTGA
- a CDS encoding PIN domain-containing protein yields the protein MISVRKWSLDASFMIEFLSGNEKAAKLLENQEYDKLVIPSIALMEVKWSDKDIGKFDELEVKEFGKEEVEELLEIKEYLEKNSSIINKLDIMIAAQAVTSNSTVVTRDNDFQELEDYKDFQHINLDTEN from the coding sequence GTGATTTCAGTGAGAAAATGGAGTCTTGACGCCAGCTTCATGATAGAGTTTCTCTCAGGAAACGAGAAAGCAGCGAAACTTCTAGAAAACCAGGAATACGATAAACTGGTAATTCCTTCAATAGCTTTAATGGAGGTTAAATGGAGCGACAAGGATATAGGTAAGTTCGATGAACTCGAAGTGAAGGAGTTTGGCAAGGAGGAAGTGGAAGAATTGCTGGAAATAAAGGAATATCTGGAGAAAAATAGCTCGATAATCAACAAGCTTGACATCATGATTGCCGCCCAAGCAGTCACATCAAACTCAACTGTAGTAACCCGGGACAATGACTTCCAGGAACTGGAAGACTACAAAGACTTCCAACACATAAACCTTGACACAGAAAACTGA
- the dph5 gene encoding diphthine synthase, producing the protein MIHLIGLGLDNKEATEKGLEAIKSADKAYAEFYTNTETINLERIEEKTDSSIQKLSRKEVEQEDKILEEAKDSDVAFLVSGDALTATTHYDIKHRAEEKEIETEVVHAPSIFTSIAETGLNVYKFGRTVTLPENGKPDSVIKYVEKNDEIGLHSLILLDINLEASEAAEKILEMKPEFSKREALVLERANLETQEISRMTLEEVSEKEFGEPPHCLILPGEKSHKEEEFLTRWRDW; encoded by the coding sequence ATGATACACTTAATCGGACTAGGACTAGACAACAAAGAAGCAACAGAAAAAGGCCTGGAAGCCATAAAATCAGCCGACAAAGCCTACGCAGAATTCTACACGAATACTGAGACAATTAATCTAGAAAGGATAGAAGAGAAAACAGATTCCAGCATCCAGAAACTTTCACGGAAAGAAGTCGAACAGGAAGACAAGATACTGGAAGAAGCAAAAGACTCAGATGTAGCGTTCCTAGTCTCTGGCGATGCATTGACCGCTACAACTCACTACGACATCAAACATCGAGCAGAAGAAAAGGAGATAGAGACGGAAGTAGTCCACGCTCCTTCAATCTTTACTTCAATCGCTGAGACTGGGTTAAATGTCTATAAGTTCGGTCGTACAGTTACCCTGCCAGAAAACGGAAAACCGGATTCCGTCATCAAATATGTTGAGAAGAACGATGAGATCGGACTGCACTCATTGATACTTCTAGATATCAACCTGGAAGCCAGCGAAGCAGCGGAAAAAATCCTGGAGATGAAACCAGAATTCTCAAAAAGAGAGGCTTTAGTACTGGAAAGAGCTAATCTGGAAACCCAAGAAATCTCCAGAATGACTCTTGAAGAAGTTTCTGAGAAAGAGTTCGGAGAACCACCTCACTGCCTGATTCTACCAGGAGAGAAAAGCCATAAGGAAGAAGAGTTTTTGACAAGATGGCGAGATTGGTAA
- a CDS encoding nucleotidyltransferase domain-containing protein, with product MSKQREAFEEIEETVAEELGDSLKKLILFGSVARDEEDGDSDLDLFVVVENENQKRWVEQEAAEIGVEYGVVASAIVKTEDQFENMKNTLFGKEVLETGETYV from the coding sequence ATGTCGAAGCAGCGTGAGGCTTTCGAGGAGATAGAGGAAACTGTGGCAGAAGAGTTAGGTGATTCGCTTAAGAAGTTAATTCTCTTCGGAAGTGTGGCGAGGGACGAGGAGGACGGAGATAGTGACCTGGACCTATTTGTCGTTGTTGAAAATGAGAACCAGAAGCGGTGGGTAGAGCAGGAGGCGGCAGAAATAGGCGTAGAATACGGCGTAGTGGCATCAGCTATCGTAAAAACTGAAGACCAGTTTGAGAATATGAAGAACACATTATTTGGAAAGGAAGTATTGGAGACCGGAGAGACATATGTCTGA
- a CDS encoding HEPN domain-containing protein, which translates to MSEVEKNIELADNAFEDFEKGRNAGLSIRALYNRLYYACFYAARAALISQGIEAKTHSGIADRVFLVLYKEKNLISKETAATLSRVETKRNLSDYELEIDDTEEDLKEIEQKARKFVKEMNKLLD; encoded by the coding sequence ATGTCTGAAGTTGAAAAGAATATTGAGCTGGCTGATAATGCTTTTGAAGATTTCGAAAAAGGAAGAAACGCTGGGTTAAGTATCAGAGCTTTATACAATCGACTATATTACGCTTGTTTCTATGCAGCCAGGGCAGCATTAATTTCTCAAGGAATAGAAGCTAAAACTCATTCAGGTATCGCAGACAGAGTATTTCTCGTCTTATACAAGGAGAAAAATCTGATAAGCAAAGAAACAGCAGCTACTTTATCTAGAGTGGAAACTAAGAGAAATCTATCTGACTATGAGCTTGAAATAGATGACACAGAAGAAGATCTAAAAGAGATAGAACAAAAAGCCAGAAAGTTCGTCAAGGAAATGAACAAGCTACTAGACTAG
- a CDS encoding type II toxin-antitoxin system VapC family toxin: MDRYFLDTSFLIAFFDSGDEHHEKSRELMKEIKSEELVISDQIFSETVNTAFSKVGYKTARDCSRYLRKSQIKIMYLNEPGFQKACKLFRENEISFTDCSIISAMNLLGIEKLATFDNDFEKFQKTEIIPE; encoded by the coding sequence ATGGATAGATACTTCTTGGATACAAGTTTTCTCATCGCATTCTTCGATTCGGGTGACGAACATCACGAGAAGTCCAGAGAATTAATGAAAGAAATAAAATCAGAAGAGCTTGTAATATCCGATCAGATATTTTCCGAAACCGTGAATACTGCTTTCTCAAAAGTCGGATACAAGACAGCAAGAGATTGCTCAAGATACCTGAGGAAATCACAGATAAAAATAATGTATCTAAACGAACCGGGATTCCAGAAAGCATGCAAACTGTTTAGAGAAAACGAGATAAGTTTTACAGATTGCAGTATAATCTCAGCCATGAATCTGCTTGGAATAGAAAAACTAGCAACATTCGACAACGACTTCGAAAAGTTTCAGAAAACAGAAATTATCCCTGAATAA
- a CDS encoding nucleotidyltransferase domain-containing protein — translation MNVDENTHREAFEKYASRIIDLDSVEKVILFGSVARNSHGINSDVDVFVKVEDMSEADKIEEAAFETAADKGISITPIIKQYEDESSLMKDIKQEGVEYVRG, via the coding sequence ATGAATGTTGATGAAAACACTCATAGAGAAGCATTTGAGAAGTATGCATCCAGGATAATAGACCTAGATTCAGTTGAAAAAGTAATTTTATTCGGTTCTGTAGCTAGGAATAGTCACGGCATAAACTCCGATGTAGATGTTTTTGTCAAGGTGGAAGATATGTCCGAAGCAGACAAAATTGAGGAAGCAGCGTTTGAAACAGCTGCAGACAAAGGAATATCTATAACACCCATAATAAAACAATATGAGGACGAAAGCAGCCTTATGAAAGATATTAAACAAGAGGGAGTTGAGTATGTCAGAGGTTAA
- a CDS encoding HEPN domain-containing protein gives MSEVKEEIELAEEALKDYQHMEKMSLRRRYNTLYYAVYHAARASLLKREYSPKTHSGLDSLVRNILCKDKEILTEEEASSFSKLKTRREQADYETSFFGSEDELKDLETKARKLLTKLKESV, from the coding sequence ATGTCAGAGGTTAAAGAAGAAATAGAACTAGCAGAAGAAGCTCTTAAAGACTACCAACACATGGAAAAAATGTCCTTGAGAAGAAGATACAACACGCTCTACTACGCAGTTTACCACGCAGCAAGAGCCTCACTGCTGAAAAGAGAATACAGCCCAAAAACACATTCAGGTCTCGACAGCCTGGTAAGAAACATCCTATGCAAAGATAAAGAGATACTAACAGAAGAAGAAGCAAGCAGCTTCTCAAAGCTGAAAACACGCCGTGAGCAAGCAGACTACGAGACCAGCTTCTTCGGATCAGAAGACGAACTAAAAGACCTAGAAACCAAAGCAAGAAAACTACTCACAAAACTCAAAGAATCAGTATGA
- a CDS encoding DUF357 domain-containing protein has protein sequence MNKTQEKLKEETEKWLEKLDDRLEGKDKDVEQMENVLAYRDDTIHFLEEEDYIRAWEAVIYAWGILETLERLGRFEETE, from the coding sequence ATGAACAAGACACAGGAAAAGTTGAAGGAAGAAACAGAGAAATGGCTGGAAAAACTGGATGACAGACTTGAAGGAAAAGACAAAGATGTCGAACAAATGGAAAATGTCCTAGCATATAGAGACGACACTATCCACTTCTTAGAGGAAGAGGACTATATTCGGGCCTGGGAAGCAGTCATCTACGCATGGGGAATACTGGAGACACTGGAGAGATTAGGACGATTTGAGGAAACAGAATAA